The following are from one region of the Nicotiana tabacum cultivar K326 chromosome 3, ASM71507v2, whole genome shotgun sequence genome:
- the LOC107763135 gene encoding chaperone protein dnaJ 50-like, with protein sequence MAGRRAMMQWFALTVTIVLSLLIQPSSSIYCDEDDCYDLLGVAQNANASEIKKAYYKLSLKHHPDKNPDPESKKFFVKIANAYEILKDDATREQYDYALAHPEEFFYNTARYYHAYYGHKTDPRAVLIGLLLILSSFQYLNQWTRYNQAIEMVKKTPAYKNKLRGLELQRTGGVANRKKSNKQMDKKVEEELSKELNLDIKGAEKPSVWELIGIRFILLPYTLGKLLLWYGCWFWRYNVKRAPYSWEDASYLTRRSLRVSPDSWISIDESTKEDLIQRRLWEKSNFESYVAEMRKESKRRR encoded by the exons ATGGCCGGAAGAAGAGCGATGATGCAGTGGTTTGCGCTCACAGTAACAATAGTGCTCTCCCTTCTGATTCAGCCTTCTTCCTCCATTTACTGTGATGAAGATGACTGTTACGATCTCCTTGG gGTGGCTCAAAATGCGAATGCTTCTGAAATAAAGAAAGCTTATTACAAGCTCTCTCTGAAACa TCATCCAGATAAAAATCCCGATCCAGAATCAAAGAAATTTTTTGTCAAAATTGCAAATGCTTATGAG ATTTTGAAAGACGATGCCACAAGGGAACAGTATGATTATGCACTTGCCCATCCAGAGGAG TTTTTCTACAATACGGCACGGTATTACCATGCTTACTATGGTCACAAAACT GATCCCCGTGCTGTCCTCATTGGTCTTCTTCTGATACTCTCATCATTTCAGTATCTGAATCAGTGGACAAGATATAATCAG GCTATTGAGATGGTCAAGAAAACACCAGCTTATAAAAACAAGCTACGTGGTTTGGAGCTTCAACGCACTGGAGGAGTTGCTAATAGGAAGAAGAGCAACAAGCAGATGGACAA GAAGGTGGAGGAAGAACTTAGCAAGGAACTCAACCTGGACATAAAGGGAGCTGAAAAGCCTTCTGTTTGGGAACTAATTGGAATTCGTTTTATACTTCTTCCTTACACTCTGGGAAAG CTGTTGCTATGGTATGGATGTTGGTTCTGGAGATACAATGTCAAGCGTGCTCCATACTCATGGGAAGATGCTTCCTATTTGACACGAAGGTCTCTTAGGGTTTCTCCTGATTCATGGATATCTATTG ACGAATCAACCAAGGAAGATCTTATTCAAAGACGACTTTGGGAGAAGTCCAACTTCGAAAGCTATGTGGCAGAGATGCGCAAGGAATCAAAACGccgaagataa
- the LOC107797589 gene encoding uncharacterized protein LOC107797589 yields MVCEKCEKKLSKVIVPDKWKEGASNTTEGGGRKINENKLLSKKKRWTPYGNTKCMICKQQVHQDGKYCHTCAYSKGVCAMCGKQVLDTKLYKQSNV; encoded by the exons ATGGTTTGCGAAAAGT GTGAGAAGAAGTTGTCGAAGGTGATTGTGCCTGATAAATGGAAAGAAGGTGCCAGTAACACTACTGAAGGCGGCGGCCGTAAGATTAACGAGAACAAACTCCTCTCCAAGAAAAAAAG GTGGACACCTTATGGAAATACAAAGTGCATGATTTGCAAGCAACAAGTGCATCAAGATGGCAAGTACTGTCATACCTGTGCTTATAGTAAAG GAGTATGTGCAATGTGTGGAAAGCAAGTTCTTGACACCAAGTTATACAAACAGAGCAATGTATGA